Genomic DNA from Corynebacterium kroppenstedtii:
ATGTCCTTCAAAATGTTCAAAGAGAACTTGAGGACGTTTGGCCGCCAATCCTTGCGGGATTCGAGCCACTCCCCTAACGAATCCGCGAGTGCGGGCAAGTCAAGCAAAAAGTGCTCGGTTTCAACGAACCGTGGTTTTTCACCGTTGATCTTCGACACCGGATCGATCAGGTCGGCAGGATCCAACTGGTTGCCACAATTATCGCATTGGTCGCCACGAGCTCCGGAGGCACCGCAAATTGGGCAGGTGCCTTCGATGTAGCGGTCGGGAAGAGTGCGCCCTGTCGACGGGCTAATAGCACCCAGAGTCGTTTGCTTCACCATGTAGCCGTTGGAGTACAGCGTCATGAAGAGCTCTTGAACAATGGCGTAGTGATTGCGCGTCGTTGTTCTGGTAAAGAGGTCATAAGAAAGACCTAGTCCGGCCAGGTCTTCAACAATTTGCTTGTTATAGGTATCGGCAAGCTGCTGCACGCTGACGCCTTCTTTTTCCGCCTGAACCAACAGCGGAGTTCCGTGTTCGTCAGTGCCGGAGACCATGAGTACGTCACGCCCGCGCATTCGCTGGTAACGGGCGAAAACGTCGGAGGGAACACCGAAACCGGCGACGTGTCCGATGTGGCGGGGCCCATTAGCATAGGGCCAGGCGACAGACGTAAGTATGGGTGCAGACATACCGTCTAGGCTACAACGCGCTGCAAATTTTACCGACATGAAGGGCAGTCTTAGTGCCCGTCCTTAGTGCTCGTCGTGATCCGTCGACATCCCCACCGGCAGTTCCGTCTGACGCAGGCGCCGGCAGCTACAGTGATTTTTATGCTCCCCGGCCTATCAAACGTATCCGACGCATCTCATGATGATTCTGCTTCCATGACACGCCTTGGTTACAGCTCGCTGGCCCCTGTCGATGTAGGTATGTCACTTCTTACCGACGGCCATCTCCCCGCGATGGCTATCGGAGCCTGGGGTGGGCTCGACGCCGTCATCGCACCGGATGCTTTATGCACGTACTGCGACCCTGAGGACGCATTAAAGCCCCCACCTGCACTTTTCCGCTCTCCGGGCAACGCTTCTGCCAGCACCTCTGGCAACGACGATGGGTCGACAACACCGGCTTATCCCCACAACGGCGTTCGGTTTGGTTTCATCTCGTATCCCGACCCCACAGTGTATGCAGCAGGCGTCACCACCCACCACGTGATCTGGCGCCACAATGGGGAATGGTTCACCAACGGTGATCCCGAATGGGCCACAGATGTTCTCGTTACTGCGAATCAACGTCGCCACTTTCACTCGATTCCACAATGTTCTCCGGCAACGCACTGGAGCTCTGGCGACCGAGATGCTCACCGACATGGTGTTATGAACTGTCTGGATGCTATTCGCGCCGGGGAGGTCTACCAAGCGTGCATCTCCACTCAGTTTCGAACTCCAATGAAGTCGCGCGCCGACGCGGCCCGGTGGTGGCTCTCAACCGTCCACCGCACCCACCCCACGTTCGCCATTTTTCTGGCGACTCATGACCGCGCCATCGCCTCCCTGAGCCCCGAACTGTTTCTCGAGCGCCGGGGATCCACGGTGTGGTCGTCGCCAATTAAAGGAACACTTCCCATTAATCGAGATCCCGAGGAACTAGCGCGGAGCAGGAAGGATGTTGCGGAGAACATCATGATCGTTGACCTCGTCCGCAATGACCTCAGCCGCGTATGCAGGGACGTTACCGTGCCCTCATTATTAAAGGTCCTGCCGGCCCCGGGGGTGTGGCATCTCGTGTCAACGGTATCTGGGCATATGGAAGATGTGTCGCCAGCGCAGGATTCCCGCATTATTGATGCGTGTTTCCCGCCAGCGTCGGTGACGGGCACACCGAAGTTACGGGCGCGGGACTATCTGGCCGAGTGGGAGCCAGTACCGCGTGGTATTCATTGCGGAACTGTGGGGTTGAACTGGGGAAATCTGGTGGCGAATGTGGCCATTCGCACCGCGGAATGGGTGAATGGCGAGCTGGTTTTAGGCACTGGCGGCGGGATCACCATTGACTCCACTCCCGACACCGAATGGGCCGAGATTATAGCTAAAACATCTACTTTGCGCTGGTAGAAATACCCTCAGCGTCCCGCCACTCGCGCGGAGTAGGTGGTCGATCACACTACATGGGCGTGAAACGTCGGGCTGGTTATCGCATTTTTTGGCCCTGGCCCGTGGCGCTACCCTGAGACTGTGAATCTTACGAAGTTCTCTGATCTCGGTTTACGTGCCCTCAT
This window encodes:
- a CDS encoding aminodeoxychorismate synthase component I, whose protein sequence is MLPGLSNVSDASHDDSASMTRLGYSSLAPVDVGMSLLTDGHLPAMAIGAWGGLDAVIAPDALCTYCDPEDALKPPPALFRSPGNASASTSGNDDGSTTPAYPHNGVRFGFISYPDPTVYAAGVTTHHVIWRHNGEWFTNGDPEWATDVLVTANQRRHFHSIPQCSPATHWSSGDRDAHRHGVMNCLDAIRAGEVYQACISTQFRTPMKSRADAARWWLSTVHRTHPTFAIFLATHDRAIASLSPELFLERRGSTVWSSPIKGTLPINRDPEELARSRKDVAENIMIVDLVRNDLSRVCRDVTVPSLLKVLPAPGVWHLVSTVSGHMEDVSPAQDSRIIDACFPPASVTGTPKLRARDYLAEWEPVPRGIHCGTVGLNWGNLVANVAIRTAEWVNGELVLGTGGGITIDSTPDTEWAEIIAKTSTLRW